The Mauremys reevesii isolate NIE-2019 linkage group 3, ASM1616193v1, whole genome shotgun sequence genomic sequence GACTCAAAACAGATGTGGATGGAATCTGTTCATAGCCTTGGTCCTACCCAATCTTGGTGTTTGAAAAAGAGATGGGTGAATGGTTCTTCTGGTGATACTGGACATGCAAGTCTGCATGATTGGAAACTAGCTAATTCAGTTATCTTACCAGTGGAAAATCAGGTAGGTTAACAAGTAAATTGCCCATTCCCATTGGTTCTATGCCCCACTTCTTGCTCTATctgaagcagggaattgaatgttAAGGCATTGAAGAAATCCTTTCCCTCCTATGTAGTGAGAGAAATCTCCCAGGCCCCACTTACACAGGTATGGGGTCAAAGAAAGGATACAAAGTTAGTTATATTATTTATAACATTttggttttgtatttaaaaaaatgtttccctaATCTGTACTACCTACCTATATCCCTGTTTGTGCTAAATGTATTTGTTACCCTGGTTATTTAGGGCTTGCGTAATAATAAACATGGTAAAAAAATTAACTTAACATTACAGGTCATCTTTAACCCAACCAAATGTGAATTAAAATAAACCATTCATGATAattgtaaaaacaaagcaaaacaaaacccaagtGGGACCATGTAAAAGGGCATGTTAAAGTTCTTCCTTTCTGTGTATTTAAATCACCTGTCAACTTTAAGCTTTTGAAGAAAATCACTGGTAGGTGGCTAGAATTTGGCACAgaaacaggtaaaattaaaaaggaaaacttTAAATTTAATGGCAAACTTGAGCAACAGCCAAATGTAGACTAGCCTACTCTGCCTTGAACACAACTGTTGCTGTAATACTGTATTTACAAGTACTGTATAAAGAAAAATCCTCCACCATTTGGCTATAAGGGAGGTTCTGGTTTTGATGGTTATTGGCTTTCTATATGAGACATGATCTTTGACAGTTGGGTATACTTTCCAAATTCTAAACAGATAGATTTTTGCTGTTGGCTTAAAAATCTGCTAAATTCAAACAGAGTTCTAGCAATAATTATATTTGATGAATGAAATTTGTGAGATATTTAGCTGTGAGTTTACACTGCATCAGAAACAATTATGTCTATTATGCTTCATATAAAGAAAGTTGCATTTGAGTGAGAAATttgcttcagaggaaatgtgCGTACCCAGTAATTTTCTGCATTGAAAAGGAAAAAGTAATTTGGACTCTAGCTTTTCTGCATTTGAAAAGAATCAACGAGAGTGCATGTTCCAAAAATGAGAATACAGTGACCAAAATGTATCGGCGTCGTACTTGTCCACATTGCTCAGAAGCAAATTTGCCGATTTATATTATCTTCAATCTGTGGGCTCATATAGCAGTTCAATAACTGCTATCCAATGCATCTGTCTCAGTTTCAAATGGCAGGATTTGGCCTTCGCAGCTAGTAACTGAAGAGTGAAACAAAACCACTGTGAACTCCTCTTAGCTCCGTTCTTTCTGATTTCTTTTCAACCTCTGTTTCTATTTCCAAATTTTTTTTGGAGGACGGAAACACAGGATGGATCATAGAAAAGATTGTGTGCTTGATGATGGGAGGAGAGAGCAACAGAAACATCTTTTTGTTGCAACTTGCTCTCTGTGCAAAAAGCCTGATTGCTCAGGTTTTGTGGGAGGAACTCTGTGGGGTTGGCTGAAGGGAATCCTATCCACTCCCTCAACTCACAGACAGGGCAGAGGGCTGAAGCTCAGCCCTTTCTTGCTCTCTACTCTATCCCAATGGGCTGGGAAAGCATCTACAGCCATATGGCTGTTTTTACTCATGGACCTAGCAGCTCATCCACAATGCTAAGTTATTTGGAATCAGTGAGGAGACCCTGTCCTCCGTACCTGTTTCATTTGCAACGAGTGAAACTGAATGTAGATTAAATTGAACAAATGGATCTGCTTTAAGCCCTGTGCAttgctctgtccatgtggctgaATTGCTCCCAGCCTAACTTCTGTGTTGCCTGTTTTTGTGATGTCCCATCATCAATGAATAGCAATCCCTCCAGGGAACATTGGTCCTCTGTCTCCAATTGCACAGATCCAGTACCTAGAGGGTTCAGAGGTCCCCCAGCACAGCCTTTCAGAACAGATTAAATGGTGCACAAAACCTTTCACTGGTACTCTGCGCCTGAGTGAATTTCACACTCTCTGTTGCATATATTAGCTACTGGGATTTAAATAGAAAGGAAGGAACAGCACATGTATGCTTATGAGTTGGTATAGTATATGTCAAATAAGCTTTGTGGCTCGTACTTTTCCCCCAAGTTGTTTTCTGCTGTAGTTAAAGGGTAATGAATCATAAAAGCCATATATTTTTAAATCCCTTGCCTCTAAACAAGAACACATTAGATTGATTGGTTTATATTCTGTCTAGCATTTTGTGAAACATTCTCTACTATAGTTTCTGGACACCTAAggctatttaaatttaaaatatcagCGCTAGATTAGATGTTATGAAGATGtttaaagccctgatcctgcagattTGGAtggttaactttaagtatgtgaatagtcccattgtccTCAGTGGGATAATGCTTAatgataagcatgtgcttaagtaccttgctgaattgaagCTTGAAGATGGGCCTAGCAGCACCCTCATACTGAGTTCTATCCCTCACTTCCTATCCAGAACATCTCCAGGATTTCCTCCATTTGCTGCTCATAATGAATACTGAGGCTTAGGTTCCTTCCCTTCCTAGTTATCCACCCTGGCTTCCTATTCCCACTCTCCACAGAGGCCTACCAGACATTACCCGTAGGCCCTTATTTTCAGTTATCCACCATTCTAAATCATGaattatttgttgtttttatgCTCCCTTTCAAATCACTCCTTATGGAACACCGATGCTACTTTCTCTCTTCACTGCTTACAGTGTTCATTGAGTAATAGGCCTTTGTGGGTTTCCTAAACAGGATTTTGATACTCATACTGTCAAAAATATTGTTCATCTGAACCAGAAAAGAGTGGGATAAATTCCTGTTAGGTGTTGATTACACACAGAATTCTAACATTTTTGGTGGGGAAGACTATTAAAGGAAAGATTTCTAAATTGGCTTTTTCTCTCAATAAGTTCTGGGCAATTTCTCACTGTGGGTCTACTGTTTGTGCTTTAGTTTATTATTAACATTAGTGCTTGTTGGAGAGgagttaatataaaataaaaatgaagggcGAGGAATAAGGAGGAGAAGAAATCTAGAACACGGTAACTAGTTTATCTGGCATTTTTACAAGAATCTCACTACGTAGTTTAAGACAGTCTGCTTTCCCTGAGCTACCAGCAGGGCTCTGAAATGTAAAAGGTAGGAGGGAAACATAAAACATTAATCTTCCTCCTTCAAGCAGTAAGGGGAAATAATTAAACTCATGAATCAACAGTGTAGTTATGTTCATAGTAAGACTGTACCTTCCTGTGAGGGAGTGAACAAACACCATACAGGACCTGACTAGGAAGAAGTTAAAGGTCTGTCAGAGGAAACAGAAGCTGAAAGTGTCCTTGCCCTGCAACACCTGCCAGCAATATGGAGcctggagggaggccactcctGCTGGGGGCATTTGAAGTGGAGGAAGCAGGCTTGAGGGCTGAGAGGGCCTAGACAGCTAAGAACGTTAGGGGAAGCCTGGATAAAAGTTTGGGCTTCTTGTTCATGATATGTTTTTATTATTGTTCATTTCGTTAATAAACTCCAGCTGTGGGAAGGGATTGCATTTTTGACCCTATGTGTTTTAGAGCAGGTAGGATAGTCTTACTTATGCTTCCTCATTATACTGTGACTTCAAAGTGTACCTAAAACCAATGCCAAATAAAACTAAGCCAAAgactgtgtttctgggtgtggTGCTCCATCTCCCTTCTGGCTTGAAATCTTAGCAGTCTCGGACTCACTCAGATTCCAAAACACATTCAGAATGTTTAAATTAATAGTCCAGGACTGGGGGTGGGTGAAGGAGGAGAACAGttacagaattatcagacagatAATATCAGAAGATAGGGATTCTCAAATTTATTACATTATTGGTCCTTTAGTGATGTCTAAGAACCAAATTTTTTTCTGCTCATTTTAAGTTTCATTCctatgtttgtgtttgtttttgttttttcaggcaTAAATATTGGCATGAAAGTTGGAGCTCTGCTGTTTTCAGTTGTGTAATCCTGATTTGGTCCATGGCCAAGGAACATGATACTACCCTTACAAGCTGAAATGCCTTGAGGACCTTGGCTCTGAATTCATTCCTCCCGAAGCAATGGTTTTCTCCGCAATGTTGACATCTGCCCACTCTAGGACATTGAATGCTACTTTTATTGTCTATGAAAATGCCTATATGAATTTTACCATTCCCCAATTTTTGCTTCGTAGTGGCACAACACAGCCATTGAATCACAGTTCAGGGGCCATGGTCACCACTGAGATAAGTACTTTACTAGTGAACCCTACAGCTATCCTGCCAACACAAGAAGTTTTCAAGAGCTTGAGTCTGCCACTCCAGATCATTCTTTCTGCTGCTATGATATTTATACTGTTGGTTTCTTTTCTTGGAaactttgttgtctgcctcatgGTCTACCAGAAAGCTGCCATGCGATCTGCAATTAACATTCTCTTAGCAAGCCTGGCTTTTGCAGACATGTTGCTTGCAGTGCTGAACATGCCTTTTGCTCTGATAACTATCATTACCACGCGATGGATTTTTGGAGATATCTTCTGCAGAGTCTCTGCCATGTTTTTCTGGCTGTTTGTCATAGAGGGAGTGGCCATCCTACTCATTATTAGCATTGATAGATTCCTTATTATAGTTCAGAGACAAGATAAGCTGAATCCTTACCGTGCAAAGATTCTCATTGCTGTTTCATGGGCTGCATCCTTTGTTGTGGCTTTTCCATTATCTGTGGGGAACCCAAACCTGCAGATACCTTCTAGAGCACCTCAGTGTGTTTTTGGCTACACCACTAGTCCTGGCTACCAGGTGTATGTAATACTAGTTGTActaatttctttttttattccatTCATGGTAATGCTATACTCTTTTATGGGCATACTCAATACCGTACGCCACAATGCAGTTCGTATCCACAGCCATCCCGACAGCATATGCCTCAGCCAGGCCAGCAAGCTTGGTCTCATGAGCCTTCAGAGACCTTTTCAAATGAACATTGATATGAGCTTTAAAACTCGTGCCTTCACAACCATATTGATTTTGTTCATTGTTTTCATAGTCTGTTGGGCGCCCTTCACCACCTACAGCCTTATTGCGACATTCAACAGTCACTTTTACCACAAGCACAACTTTTTTGAGATAAGCACTTGGCTCCTTTGGCTCTGCTACCTCAAGTCTGCACTGAACCCGTTGATTTACTACTGGAGGATTAAGAAATTTCATGATGCATGCTTAGATTTAATGCCCAAGTACTTCAAGTTTTTGCCACAGTTTCCTGGTCACACAAGAAGACGCATTCGGCCAAGTGCCATCTATGTGTGTGGGGAGCACCGGTCAGTTGTGTAAAATTGCAGCTATTTGACATGACGATTATTTTCTGGGATTATTTGTTTTTatgtattgttttattttaatatggCTCCTTCAACTGCCATATCTTATAACTTGAGTATGTTTTCCAATATCTTATTCAATTTTAAGGAAGAACGTGATTTATTAGAACTGAGTTTACTGTCAGaaacaatgtaaacaaaattacAAATATTACCTCCCAGGATTCAGTGGAAACCCAGACTTTTTTTTATTAGATTTCTAATATTTTGTCAGTTTTCTGCTTATTAAGCCTGCAATTGCATCTAATTGTAGGGTTTTTTATGCTGCTATTGTACAATATGTTTAGTTGGTGTAATTTTTCTGAAAATGTTGCTGCTTTCTGCCAAGACATTAGAGCCAAAAAGTCACATTTAGGTAACttctatttaattttaacaaaatttCAAGAGTTTTGATGATGACATtagaaccttttaaaaaatatttccattaatatTTTGTGCACTTTACAAAACTTGCTACAGAATCTGTTTTTCAGAATGTTTGTGATGCCTGTAGAGAAGGTTTTTACACATTATGGTGGTAGTTTAATGAAAGATATGTTTAGTTTCTAGAGGgcagatttacattggtgtatCTAAAACTACAGTTACTGATTTGCTAGATATTGTTTCTGAAAATTAACCTAATGGGATATTAACTCCTTAATCCTGGTGAatgaggaaatggaggcagaATGAAAAGATAAAATATCATGCCCAAAATATAAGGCTAACATAAGTTCTGGAAAAATGGGCCCAGGCAAAAATTGATCTTTTTTGACCATtgcatacattttaatattttagtgGCTATGAAACTCCAAAATCTATTGCTATGTCCAGAAATCAAAGTTATAAATTATGGCTGTGATCCTGTGATTTACAGCATGTGGGCAGACAGATTTTCCCATTCAGAGCCCTAaggaagtcagtgagagtctgTGGGAGTGGAATGCTGCACCCAGGCATTCTAAGTGGGCAGGATCAAGGCCTGTGAGAGTCTACGGCCAAAGGAGAATTGGAATAGGTGTTTctgggtcaaaaaaaaaaaaggcacatgaACCATGTTTTGGACTGGGGCAATATTAAACACCCtcatctaaagcaggggtgggcaaactttttggcccgagggccacatctgggtggggaaattgcatgcagggccatgaatctagggctggggcaaggagttggggtgtgggagggggtgcagtgtgcaggaaggggctcagggcaggcagggtgtgggagggagttcagggcaggggattggggttcacgaggggtgtgggaggggcctcggtgcggcagggggttggggtgcaggcagggggttcaaggcagagggttgggtgtaGTGTGCAAGAGGTGttcggggtgcgggctccagcctggcattgCTTACCTGgaccagctctggggtggcagtggcacgcagcagggccagggcaggctccatgcactgcccttgTCTGTGGATGcatcccccaaagctcccattggccgtggttcccagttcccagccaatgggagctttgggagaGGTACCCGCAGGCAAtggcagcgcgtggagccctcttgcccaccccgatctaaaGACTGAAATAATCTGATTTGTAATTATAAATTGGGGAGATGGTTTAACAAATGGGGAAAGGTTGGGAAGCTAGTTCAGAATTTATGATGGAGAgttgggcagtggggctggagtgggATCAAATAAGTCAAATTCCCTACTTCTCTCCTgtatttctttgttgtttttctttgccATCTCCCACTCACATGTCTACTGTCCCACTAGTTTTCTATGTATTACAAATCAGCTTGTTTAGTGGAAGCTTCTTTCACTGGAATGCCAAACCATCTCTTGGATTCACATCAGGTACTGACTTTGCCTTTCTTGATAACTGCCTTGAAAACATCCATTCTTATTTGAGAACAGGAAAAATGTCAGTGGATTTCACTCAGTGATCATAATCCAGGTATGTATTTTTATCAACTACATAAACTTGTAAATGACAGGTGAATCAGATTAAACAGGGAACATTTGTGACATTTAAGTGACAGCCCTGAATTGGGCATCAGGGTGGAGAGGGACACTACCACAGGGGAGATTGCGCTTTTGGAAAGTAAAGTCTCTTCTGAGCTGTATTTGTGCATGGGAGGAGTGCAGCCTGCTCCCTCCACACAGAATCCCATTGGCTACAAATTGAAGGAGCAgattgcaccagccctgctccaagTAGGAGATAGAGTCATCgccctgcttccttcctaccccCTTTTTCAGCATCCTGCTCTCCAGGAGTAAGCAGTCCCTGTGCTCTCCAGAGTACGGTGTCAGTTCTTCCAAGTGTCCCCTTCTGAGCTGCATAAAGCGTGTGTGCGCGTGCATGCTGCATAAGGCTTGTGTGTGCAAAGAAGCTTCTTGTTCTGTATGAATGCATAGGGACCACTCACTATCTGGAGAGCATGTCTGGATTAGATTTTATGAAGCTGTTTAGTGAAGGGCTAAAACCACTCTCaaagtacaccgctacctcgatataacgccacccgatataacacaaatttggatataacgcggttaaagcagtgctccggagtgggcggggctgcgcactctggtggatcaaagcaagttcagtataacacggtttcacctataacgtggtaagatttttttggctcccaaggacagcgttatattgagatAGAGGTGTAATCTCTATTCCTCTCAGCTAATAATACTGATAAAAGGGTATTTGTATTTTGAACATATTAAAGGAGGAATTTTGCcttgatttttatttcatttttaaagagtATTTTGCTTTGAACATGTAAATGCACTGCCACTCAATGCCAATTTGACAAGGCTGTGGGCTTTCAAGCCAAGGCGCCAGGGCTAAGGTGTTGTTAAAATGAAGAGGTCCCTTGAAGTGAGCTCTTACATCCACATTTAATTCTTCTGGTGGCATAATTGAACCAATTATCCTCTGATCAGATGACAGACAGAAATGGAGTTTTAGAGCAAAACAACTTGTTTTTTGTGTTCCTCTTAGAGTACAGCTCTTATTTCTAATTCATTTTGCATCTGTGTCTCCAGTTTATGGCTGGGCTTGGTATAGATTTTGTGTTTCAGAGCTATTCACCCCTTTTCTCTCTGAAAACAGAAAAATTGTGCTTTAATGTCCTATAATGGGAGTATACACACTCTACCACTGACAGGAACAGATATTTTTGCTCTGTCTTCCAGAGGAACAAAACTGGTGTGAATGgatgtaataaaatataataattcaAGTAGGAAAGAGGATGAGTAATCCAGTGAGGTTGGTTAAATGATTCCTTGAAGGGGGAATATGACCTTTTGGGGATTTCGTAATCTCTGATCTGTGAAAACTATGAAGTAGAAATTGCATCTGTCAAAAATTTGATTTGTTTTGGTAATGCAGTGTTTAAGCCCACATTGGAGCATGTTCTCTTCTCAATGCTTGAACTGTTAATGTCAACTCTctgcattgggccaaattcagaggtgtcTTAAGCGGGGGTGAAACATACACATTGAATAGGCTTTGGGGATTGGGAGGTTAGCAGAAAAAACAAATCAGCTAACCAAGAGGGTGTACAATAAAGTAAAGGTGACTTGCTCAGCATATAAATCAGACCAGTTTACCCCAATGTGTTATTTACAGAACCAGTTGGCTTATTGTGTTCAGTTGGCTGTTACAGAGCAGTGCCTTGTTAATTTCAGTTGAATTCTTAGGATCAAGATAAAAATTGATAAACTGCTTACTCTCGTTGGctatgatcctgcaaacacaagtTAGCGCAATTGTGTAAGAGAAATTttagctggggagaggggtttaAAATCTTAAATAAATTGGATCCTTTTTAATTCTAGGAGATTACAATATTATTCTTCCTctccaaaaatgttttttttttactcattaCTGAACTGTGTTCTCTTCTATTATATTTTGAAGATTCTTTGGTATTGAAAATGAAGATgaatgtatttttattactttgcaGTTATCTCAGTGTTGTTCAGTCAAAGCATGAAGCTTTCACAACTTCCATGTGTACAAATCTGTtgctaaaatgatttttttatactCTTAGGGGATGTTGCATATTCTTGGATAGTTTTTGCTACTtatgtaaaggtatttaggtatatGGAGAGGAAAATGCTTTGTCTCTTTTCTTCCTCTGTTGATTTTCACTTTTATGCCTGATACTTTTATAATTTCTTTTATTTGGTTTTATGCTTAAACACTGCCAGATTTTAATGTTCTTTCTAAGAACGTGAGAGATTTTTCACTTTCAAGTCATGCAACATTTCCTCCTTGAAAGATTTATTGGTTTATTTTTATGTGAAAGCAGAACTCCAAAACACAAATTTGTTGCAGCAAAAATGGTGAAGAATTTCTTAAAAGTCAGTTTTTCCTGGAGCCACTACTTTGTCATTATGAACTGGTTTAATCTTTCTGAGCAGTAGTAATTTACCTATGTGGAAAAACCTTgaatttattgttttaaaaacaaattgttaAGTAGAATTGTGTTGTATTTTCTGTACATATCACACCCATGAAAataactcaaaaacaaaaaaggaaaataaacatgAACATTCTTCAACAATGTGGAAAAAGTCCTTGACATTAAGAAATTGTTATATTCACACTCAAATGTAGGCCTGTCAAAATGCCTATAATTTTAATATCTGCTTTTATAATTTCAAATACTTTTAAAGCTTCCTTTATAATTCATATAATGAAGACGGATGTCTGCACCATTAAAAACTTTCCTATATTTGTAGCTATTTTTGTTTAACCCAAAACATTATTTCCTTTACAGTAATTGTACAACAAAATGCAGTAATGCTAAAACTGCTATGGAGATGGTGCCAATATATCTGAAACATATGTTAGCATTTTTAATGAAGGAAAGAGTGAAAGCCTTAAGGAGGATACATAACTTTTTTTATTTCCATATAAAGTAGATGTGCTGCCCTTTAGCTATGGCTGAGTAATTAAAATCATCTTGGTGTGGAATAAATAGAACATATGCCATGGGCAGTGGTACAGTGTAACATGATTCATTTCCACACACGACAGCGACCTTTATGACTCAATTCCTGCCTATTTGTAAATGACGGATTATTTCCATCAGTAGTAGAAATAAGAATTGGGGTGAATTGGATGATAAGCATCTTTTGATTTTATCGGAATTTATCGGAGTTAGCAAATGAACTACACCTCTgccaataatttttttaaattatggcagaaccaactaggggcagagctcttcttgacctgctgctcacaaaccaggaggaattagtaggggaagcaaaagtggatcggaacctgggaggcagtgaccatgagatggtcgagttcaggatcctgacacaaggaagaaaggagagcagcagaatacggaccctggacttcagaaaagcagactttgactccctcagggaactgatgggcagaatCTTCTGGAAGAATAACATGgggggaaaaggagtccaggagagctggatgtattttaaagaatccttattgaggttgcaggaacaaaccatcctgatgtgtagaaagaatagtaaatatggcaggtcaCCAGCTTgccttaacagtgaaatccttgctattcttaaacacaaaaaagaagcttacaagaagcgGAAGATTGGACAGATGACcagggagtataaaaatattgctcaggcatgcaggagtgaaatcaggaaggccaaattacacttggagttgtagctagcaagggatgttaagagtaacaagaaaggtttcttcaggtatgttaggaacaagaagaaagtcaaggaaaatgtgatccccttactgaatgagggaggcaacctagtgacagaggatgtggaaaaaagctaatgtacaaAATGTGTTTTTCACCCCTGTCTTCAtaaacaaggtcagttcccatactactgcactgagcagcacagcatggggaggcagtgaccagccctctgcggagaaagaagtggttcgggactgtttagaaaagctggatgagcacaagctTATGGGGCCGGATGCATTGCATCTGAGGGttctaaaggagttggcagatgtgattgcagagccattggccattatctttgaaaactcatggtgatccagggaggtcccagatgactggaaaaaggctgatgtagtgcccatct encodes the following:
- the GPR63 gene encoding probable G-protein coupled receptor 63 codes for the protein MVFSAMLTSAHSRTLNATFIVYENAYMNFTIPQFLLRSGTTQPLNHSSGAMVTTEISTLLVNPTAILPTQEVFKSLSLPLQIILSAAMIFILLVSFLGNFVVCLMVYQKAAMRSAINILLASLAFADMLLAVLNMPFALITIITTRWIFGDIFCRVSAMFFWLFVIEGVAILLIISIDRFLIIVQRQDKLNPYRAKILIAVSWAASFVVAFPLSVGNPNLQIPSRAPQCVFGYTTSPGYQVYVILVVLISFFIPFMVMLYSFMGILNTVRHNAVRIHSHPDSICLSQASKLGLMSLQRPFQMNIDMSFKTRAFTTILILFIVFIVCWAPFTTYSLIATFNSHFYHKHNFFEISTWLLWLCYLKSALNPLIYYWRIKKFHDACLDLMPKYFKFLPQFPGHTRRRIRPSAIYVCGEHRSVV